One Catalinimonas alkaloidigena DNA window includes the following coding sequences:
- a CDS encoding porin family protein: MITKAGVLAFCLLTATTTSYAQVSVAPRIGFGITSVTQAFDPNKPRLTLHAGVEGAYELIENLTLRSGLLLEGKGVRTSDKSGGNSIKASIGFIYLTIPLHAQYSLPIADEFDVWGSAGFYFSAAINGVAKYKYNINGTQSSDSDHIDFGLDNDGIRRGDGGFDIGAGISVPFLANKLDVGFELSLGLVNLNDPDESDELYNRSIKLLARYPLVFE, from the coding sequence ATGATTACGAAAGCTGGTGTACTCGCTTTTTGTCTGTTGACAGCAACGACTACTAGTTACGCGCAGGTCTCTGTGGCACCGCGCATTGGTTTCGGAATTACCAGTGTAACACAAGCCTTTGACCCAAATAAGCCCCGGCTGACACTACACGCCGGCGTTGAAGGGGCTTATGAACTGATAGAAAACTTAACGTTACGGTCAGGCCTTCTCCTGGAAGGAAAAGGCGTAAGAACGTCGGACAAATCTGGCGGCAATTCCATCAAAGCATCCATTGGGTTTATCTACCTCACTATTCCCCTCCACGCTCAGTACTCGCTCCCCATTGCAGACGAATTCGATGTTTGGGGAAGCGCAGGTTTTTACTTCAGTGCCGCTATCAATGGAGTAGCGAAATACAAGTACAATATCAACGGTACGCAATCGTCAGACAGCGATCACATCGATTTTGGGTTGGACAACGACGGCATCCGCCGGGGCGATGGTGGTTTTGACATCGGTGCGGGCATTTCGGTACCATTCCTGGCCAATAAACTAGACGTCGGCTTCGAACTCAGCCTGGGACTCGTCAACCTGAACGACCCTGACGAAAGTGACGAACTCTACAACCGTTCGATCAAGCTGCTTGCGCGCTACCCCCTGGTGTTCGAATAG